From Anaerococcus urinomassiliensis:
ATGGAGCTTTCGTCTTCTGCTCCAGATCCACCACAAGTTAGACAAATTTCTTCCCTACGAACTTGGATTTCCTTGTCCACTCCAAAGGCTGCTTCTGCAAAGGTTAGATTTACTACTTGTTGGATATCTGCACCCTTAGTGGGTCTGTTTGTCTGTTGACTTCCAGCTCCTGAAAATAGATCTGTAAATAAGTCCCCAAACAAGTCTCCAAAGCCTCCAGTAAATCCACCACTATAGCCACCTCCACCGTTAGTAAAGGCTGCTTCGCCAAATCTATCGTATTGGGCTCTTTTTTCTTCGTCTGATAGGATCTCGTAGGCTAACGTTGCTTCTTTGAACTTTTGTTCTGCTTCGCTATCTCCCGGATTTAGGTCAGGGTGATATTTCTTGGCAAGTTTTCTATATTCTCTTTTTATCTCATCTGCTGTGGCTTCTCGGCTTACGCCAAGCACTTCATATGGATCTTGCATTTTCCCTCCACTATTTAGACTTAAAAAAAGCTATTTCGTTATGAAATAGCCTTTTTAATTTTATTTAAGTTATTATACTCAAACTATATTAATTTGCTAATATATATTATTCTTCATCTTCATCGATTACTTCATAGTCAGCATCAACTACATCATCATCAGTGCCTGCTTGCTCAGAATTATTTGCATTAGCTTGATACATCTTTTCACTCATTGAATAGATTGTATTTTGTAATTCTTCTGTTTGAGCTTTGATAGCTTCAGTGTCATTAGAATTGATAGCTTCTTCTAGTTTGTTGATTTTTGCTTCGATTTCTTCTTTTTCAGCGCCTTCGATTTTGGCATCTTCTAGAGTTTTACGAGCTTGGTAAACAAGACTTTCTGCATTGTTCTTTGTATCGATGTCTTCTTTTTTCTTTTTGTCTTCTTCAGCAAATTGTTCAGCTTCTTTTACTTTTCTGTCGATTTCTTCGTCAGTTAAGTTTGAGCTTGATGTGATTGTAATCTTTTGTTCTTTTCCTGAACCTTGGTCTTTTGCTGTTACATTTACTATACCGTTGGCATCTATATCAAATGTTACTTCGATTTGTGGTACTCCACGTCTTGCTGCAGGTATACCTGTTAGTTGGAAACGTCCAAGTGTTGTATTATCTGCTGCCATTTCACGTTCACCTTGAACTACATGGATATCTACTTCTGTTTGTCCATCTGCTGCAGTTGTAAATACTTGGGATTTCTTTGTTGGAATTGTTGTGTTTCTTTCGATTAGTTTTGTAGCAACTCCACCTAGGGTTTCGATACCAAGTGATAGTGGTGTAACGTCTAATAATAGTAAGTCTTTTACTTCACCTGTAAGAACTCCACCTTGGATAGCAGCACCTAGAGCTACTGATTCATCTGGGTTGATATCTCTTTGTGGTTCTTTTCCGATTATGTTTTTAACTAGTTCTTGTACTGCTGGGATTCTTGTAGATCCACCAACAAGTAATACTTTTTCTACACCACTTGCAGAAAGTCCTGCATCTTTAAGAGCATCATTTACTGGTCCTCTTGTTGCTTCTACTAAATCTTTTGTAAGTTCATCAAATTTTGCACGTGATAAAGATATATCCAAGTGAACAGGTTGGCCATCAACAGCTGTGATAAACGGTAGGTTTACATTTGTTGTCATTGTTGATGATAGTTCTTTCTTAGCCTTTTCAGCTGCATCTTTTAGTCTTTGCATAGCTGTTAGGTCTTTTGTTAGGTCTACTCCACTTTCTTTTTTGAATTCACTTGATAGGTAATCAACTACTTTGTTATCAAAGTCGTCTCCACCTAATCTGTTGTTACCACGAGTTGAAAGTACTTCAAATACACCATCTCCTACTTCTAGGATTGATACGTCGAATGTACCACCACCAAGGTCATATACCATTATTTTGGCTTGGTCGTGTTCTTTGTCTAGGCCGTATGCAAGAGAAGCAGCTGTTGGTTCGTTGATGATTCTATCTACTGTAAGACCAGCAATCTTTCCAGCGTCTTTTGTTGCTTGTCTTTGAGCATCAGTAAAGTAAGCTGGTACTGTGATTACTGCATTTGTTACTGTGTCGTTTAAGTATTTTTCAGCGTCAGATTTTAATTTTTGTAAAATCATTGCAGAAATTTCTTCTGGTGAATATTTTTTGCCGTCAATTTCTGCTGTCTTGAAATCAGAACCCATTTCTCTTTTAATAGAAGAAATTGTTCTATCTGGGTTTGTTATAGCTTGTCTTTTTGCTGTTTCTCCAACCAATCTTTCTCCGTCTTTTGAGAAAGCTACAACTGATGGAGTTGTTCTATTACCTTCACTGTTTGGGATTATTACTGGGCTACCACCCTCCATAACAGCTACTGCTGAGTTTGTTGTACCTAAGTCAATTCCTATAATTTTTGCCATATTAATTAGCCTCCTATTTTGCTACCTTAACCATTGCAGGTCTTATTACTCTATCGTTTAACTTATAACCTTTTTGAAAGGTTTCTATTATATGATCGCTTTCTACAGTGTCTGATTCTTCTGATAAAACTGCTTGGTGAACATTGTAATCAAAAACTTCACCGTCTGATGGAATTACTTCCAAACCTTCGTTTTCTAGGACTTTTAGCATCTCATCGCGAGTCATAACCACACCCTTTATAAGTGGGTCATCTTCGCTAGCACTAGCTATAGCCCTATCAAAGTTGTCCAAAACTGGCAAGAGCTTTTCTACCAAATTAGAACAAGCGTACTTTTTAAAGTCAGCCTTGCTAGCTTCTTCTCTTTGCTTATAATTTGTAAAATCAGCTAGAAGTCTTTGGTATTTTTCCTTAAATTCATTAAAGTCTTCTTCAATAACTTCTTCGCTAATTTCCTCATCATCCTCTACTATTTCAGCTTCGATTACTTCTTCATCATCGTTATCTTCTATGATTTCATCTTCAAGATTTTCATCAAGTTCCTGGTCTAAATTTTCATTTTTTATTTTGTCATTATCCACTACAAACTCCTTTATTTATTAAGCAAATCTGATATCATTATTATATTTGATATCACATCTAGGTAATTAAGTCTGGTAAGTCCTACCACACCAATGTGTCCGACTACTTCATCATTGACCTTAAAATATGATGTGATGATAGTATTATCCTTAAGTTCATCAAGGCCATTTTCATAACCTATAGAAACATATAGGTTATTGTAGTTTCTATCGGCAATTATCTTATTTACCCTATCCTTGCTATCAAATAACTTAATAAACTCGCGTGCCTTAGATAAATCTTCATACTCCTTAAAGTTGAAGATATTGCCTAAGCCCTCAATTTGAACATCTCTTTCTGCGTCATTGTAAGATTTGCCCTCAAGTCTTTTATGGATATTATCCATAAGATCCCTATACTCACTTAGAAGATTATCTTCAAGTTTCTTTAGGTTTTCGTTAACATTTTTAATATCAGATCCCACTAAAGTGTCGCTTAGGACATTGTTAATAAATATGAGTTCATCAGTTGATATCTCATAATCCAAGCGGATTATCTCATTTAATATCAAGCCGTTGTCAAAGACTGCCACAAGTAATACTTGATTGCTAGAAAGTCTTATCAACTCCATATTATTTATTTTCTTGATCTGGTTTTTTAATGTGACTGATACTGCGGTCAAATTTGTAAGATCGGCTAGTATCTTAGTTGCAGTCTCAACAATGTCAGATGCATTGTGATATCTTTTGTCCAATAAACTTATCATCCTGTCACTTCGATTAGGGCGGATATTTTCATTAAGTCCATTTGCCAATAAATAGTCAACAAATAATCTATAGCCCTTATCCGAAGGAAGCCTGCCGCTTGATGTGTGGGCTTTTTCTATAAAACCCATCTTTTCAAGAGCGCTCATCTCATTTCTAATTGTTGCAGCTGAAATATTCATATTGTATTCATCAGCCAAAGATTTTGAACCAATAGGCTCGCCGTCAATGATGTAAGAGTTTATGATAGAGAATAATATTTTTAGCTTCCTATCATTCATTTTATCTCCTTTTAGCACTCATTACTGTCGACTGCTAATAATAATATACTAGCTAATTACCCCCTGTCAAGCAAATAAAATTAAATTATTAACCTATAAAATTCATTGGACAAATTCATGCCTTTTTGGCTAAATTTGAAGTTTTCATCTATGACAAAAAAGTCATCATCTATGAATTGATCAATTTCCTTTTTATAAGTATGCAAAAAATCATGGCCAAATAGCTTTTTGAAATTCTCAAGATTTATACCAGATGTTTCCCTTAGTTTAAAAATAATATATTCTTTTTCTTTATCTTCTTTACCTATATAGGAAATCTCATCAATTGGTAAATTTCCCTGATCAATCTTTTGTCCATAATGGATAAAGTTTCTAGTATTGGTGTATCTGTAGTTAGTAAGGTATCCAGATCCGCTCATACCGAAGGCAATATATCCTCTCCCCTCCCAGTATTTCTTGTTGTGGTAAGATTCATAGCCTTCCTTGGCAAAATTTGATATCTCATAACGCTTAAGACCAAAAGAATCAAGTTCTCCTATAATTTCTTCAAATATATCAACTTCATCATCATCTTCCATCAAGAAAAGCTTACCCTTTTTATCCAAAGCATAAAATCTAGAACCTTCTTCAATGATTAGGGAATACCATGAAATGTGTTCAGGTGAAATCTTTTTTACCATAGAAAAATCATTTTTGATAGACCCATAAGTTTGCTTTGGTAGATTTAGCATGAGGTCAAAAGATAAGTTGTCAAAGCCAGCATTCCTAATCATATCTATATCTTTTAAAGCGATATCTGCTGTATGATTTCTGCCAATGGCTCTTAGTACCTCATCATCAAAGGACTGGACACCAAGAGAAATCCTATTAATACCAATGTCCTTATAGATTGCTAGTTTTTCCTTAGATATGGAATTGGGATTACATTCTATGGTAAATTCTTTTAAGTTGCTTATTTTAAATTTTCTTACTTCATCTATAATCTCTTTTATATAGACTGGATCTATATAAGAAGGGGTACCACCTCCAATATATATGGAATCAATATCCATACTAAGCCTTTCTTGGTAAAGATTTATTTCTTTTTTCAAATTTTTAATATAGGAATCTATCCTATCCTCTACATTCATATAGGCACAAAAATCACAATAATAACACTTTTTTTGGCAAAATGGTATGTGAATATAGCAACCAACTTTTTCCATAAAAACTCCTTTTTATCATAAAAAATATACTAGTTTAAATAAATTTATCTATTGTAATAAGAAAGGCTAATATGTGGTATACTTTAATCAAAGAAACAAAGGGGATACATATGGCAAAAAAAGTTCTAATCATAGAAGATGACAATGACATTAATAATATAATTTCTGAAGTCTTGACAAAAAATGACTTTGCTTGTAAGAAAGTTTATTCCGGTACAGAAGCTCTCATATATATTAAGGAGGATTTTGACTTATTTATCCTAGACCTAATGCTACCAGGACTAGCTGGGGAGAAAGTCATAGAAGAAATAAAAAAAGTTACCAATGCTCCTGTCTTAATCCTATCGTCAAAAGATTCTATGGACTCAAAACTTGCCCTACTAAGGGGTGGAGCCGATGATTATATGACCAAGCCTTTTAACGTTGAGGAACTCCTTGCTAGGGCAAATATCCTTACAAAAAGAAGTGATGTTTCATCCGCTAGTAAAAGCCTAAGCTATAAATCCTTAAGGATAGATAATTACCAAGCTTATGTTGATGATAAGGCTCTTTCTCTTACAAAAACAGAATTTAGAATCCTAGAACTATTAATTTCAAATCCAAATCAAGTATTTACTAAAGAAAATATATATGAATATAGCCAAGGCGACTATTATCTTCCTACAGATAATTCTATAAACGTTCATATATCTAATCTTAGAAAAAAGATTAAAAAATACACCAAGGAAGATTATATTGAAACGGTTTGGGGAATAGGATTTAAACTTGCAAAATAGTTTTTTTAAGCCATCTTTATGATGGTTTTTTTAATCTTTATGATTTCTTTAAACTTTATATAAGCTTTATTAATATTTTTCATATATTATATAGATAGACAAAGATAAACACTTTTGAAAGGAGCGATTATGAATCCAATAGTACAGACAAAAAACTTATGCAAAACTTTTGGCAATTACAAGGCTGTAGACAATATATCTTTAACCATAAACCAAGGAGATATATATGGCCTTATAGGAAAAAATGGTGCTGGTAAAACTACTTTTATGAAGATGATTGCTAATTTATCAAAACCTACTTCGGGAACTTATCAAATTTTTTCTAATTCTAACGAGGACAATAAGATAAGTCAAAGAAGACTATCAGCTCTGATAGAAAATGTAGGATCTTACCCTACTATGACAGCCTACGATAATATGTTACTTAAAGGTAAGTCCCTAGGACTAGCAGGCGATAAGTACATATATGAAACTCTAGACTTGTTAGGACTTGGAAATGTTGGCAAGAAAAAGATCAAAGATTTTTCCCTCGGAATGAAACAAAGACTTGGCATATCCCTAGCCCTTGTTGGTAATCCAGATATAGTAGTTCTAGACGAACCAATAAACGGCCTAGATCCCCAAGGAATTATTGATATTAGAAACATAATAGCTAAGTTGAACAAAGAAAGTAATATAACTTTTCTTATATCTTCACATATATTAGATGAACTAGGAAAGCTTGCAACAAATTTTGCTATCATAGACAAGGGATCTCTAGTAGCAAACTTTACGAAAAAAGAACTTGAAGAGTCTACCAAAGACAGGATAGAAGTCCTTACTGATGATCCCAAAAAGACTATCCTTGCTCTAGATGAAAGAAAGATCGGACCTTATAAATTGCTGGATAACAATATGATTCATATATACATAGATAGCAAATTTACAAATGATATAATATCTTGTCTATATGAGGCAGGTATTAAAATAAACTATATTAATGTTCACAATACCTCCTTGGAAGAATACTACATCAAATTATTGGGAAATAAAGGAGCTTAATATGTTAAACCTTATGAAAATGGAATTATGTAGAATTTTCAAAAGTAAATATTCTTATTTTATATTTTTAGCTGCTATACTGACATTTCTTATGACAGTTGGCTTAGTTGACTATACTACTAAAAACATGGACAACTTAGATCAAACAATTGTAGAGACTAGCAATAACAACACCGATGGTGTCAAGGTTGAGTTTGATAGAAGCCAAGTTGAAACATTGACTGATAGTGGTGAGGACTTTGTAATATCTTCATTTTCACAAGCAACCTATCTAGTATTTCTAATAATATTTGGATCCCTTTTCTTTACCAATCCTTATAGTAATGGTTGCGTTAAAAATTTCATTGGAATGAGCAAAAATAAGGGATCATATATAATGGCAACCTTTATTGCCGCAACCTTATTTGTTATAGTAAGCTTTGCTATAAGCGGAGTAATTCTAACTCTCGCAGGTCCACACATAAATAATGGAATGCTCAAGTTTACAGACTATCCAAGATTAGTTAAAATCCTTCTTGTAGAGCTAATATCTCATATATCCTACCTTGCAGTAATACTATTAGTAGCTACAGCAAGTCGCTCTACATCAAAGACATTGATGTTTACCCTCTTGTATCCAACTATACTTTTTAAACTATTTATAGGACTTGCAGATCAGCTTATGTCTATGTTTAAAAATTTATCCGATGATTTTACACTTTCTAATTTTGTAAATATAGGAAACATAATTTCAACTAACTTCAATAGTACAGATTCGGATCTAATAAGATCCATTATAGTCGCAATAATTATTGCTGTTATATCTTTGTGTATGTCTTCTGTTATAATAAATAAAAAAGACATATAAAAGGGGAATATATTATGTACACTATCTGGATTCTAATTAGCTTATTGCTAATCTCACTATCAATAAATGTACTTATTATTAAAGAAATATATAACATTAATGATCAAATTACATTCCTAATTAAAAATAATACACAAATGAGAATAAGTACAGGATTATCAATAAAACCCTTCGCCCAATTTTCAGAAGTTATCAATGAATTTTTGGATAGTTACCATAGTAAAGAAAAAAA
This genomic window contains:
- the dnaK gene encoding molecular chaperone DnaK produces the protein MAKIIGIDLGTTNSAVAVMEGGSPVIIPNSEGNRTTPSVVAFSKDGERLVGETAKRQAITNPDRTISSIKREMGSDFKTAEIDGKKYSPEEISAMILQKLKSDAEKYLNDTVTNAVITVPAYFTDAQRQATKDAGKIAGLTVDRIINEPTAASLAYGLDKEHDQAKIMVYDLGGGTFDVSILEVGDGVFEVLSTRGNNRLGGDDFDNKVVDYLSSEFKKESGVDLTKDLTAMQRLKDAAEKAKKELSSTMTTNVNLPFITAVDGQPVHLDISLSRAKFDELTKDLVEATRGPVNDALKDAGLSASGVEKVLLVGGSTRIPAVQELVKNIIGKEPQRDINPDESVALGAAIQGGVLTGEVKDLLLLDVTPLSLGIETLGGVATKLIERNTTIPTKKSQVFTTAADGQTEVDIHVVQGEREMAADNTTLGRFQLTGIPAARRGVPQIEVTFDIDANGIVNVTAKDQGSGKEQKITITSSSNLTDEEIDRKVKEAEQFAEEDKKKKEDIDTKNNAESLVYQARKTLEDAKIEGAEKEEIEAKINKLEEAINSNDTEAIKAQTEELQNTIYSMSEKMYQANANNSEQAGTDDDVVDADYEVIDEDEE
- the hemW gene encoding radical SAM family heme chaperone HemW, producing the protein MEKVGCYIHIPFCQKKCYYCDFCAYMNVEDRIDSYIKNLKKEINLYQERLSMDIDSIYIGGGTPSYIDPVYIKEIIDEVRKFKISNLKEFTIECNPNSISKEKLAIYKDIGINRISLGVQSFDDEVLRAIGRNHTADIALKDIDMIRNAGFDNLSFDLMLNLPKQTYGSIKNDFSMVKKISPEHISWYSLIIEEGSRFYALDKKGKLFLMEDDDEVDIFEEIIGELDSFGLKRYEISNFAKEGYESYHNKKYWEGRGYIAFGMSGSGYLTNYRYTNTRNFIHYGQKIDQGNLPIDEISYIGKEDKEKEYIIFKLRETSGINLENFKKLFGHDFLHTYKKEIDQFIDDDFFVIDENFKFSQKGMNLSNEFYRLII
- the grpE gene encoding nucleotide exchange factor GrpE, which translates into the protein MDNDKIKNENLDQELDENLEDEIIEDNDDEEVIEAEIVEDDEEISEEVIEEDFNEFKEKYQRLLADFTNYKQREEASKADFKKYACSNLVEKLLPVLDNFDRAIASASEDDPLIKGVVMTRDEMLKVLENEGLEVIPSDGEVFDYNVHQAVLSEESDTVESDHIIETFQKGYKLNDRVIRPAMVKVAK
- a CDS encoding response regulator transcription factor, with translation MAKKVLIIEDDNDINNIISEVLTKNDFACKKVYSGTEALIYIKEDFDLFILDLMLPGLAGEKVIEEIKKVTNAPVLILSSKDSMDSKLALLRGGADDYMTKPFNVEELLARANILTKRSDVSSASKSLSYKSLRIDNYQAYVDDKALSLTKTEFRILELLISNPNQVFTKENIYEYSQGDYYLPTDNSINVHISNLRKKIKKYTKEDYIETVWGIGFKLAK
- the hrcA gene encoding heat-inducible transcriptional repressor HrcA; the protein is MNDRKLKILFSIINSYIIDGEPIGSKSLADEYNMNISAATIRNEMSALEKMGFIEKAHTSSGRLPSDKGYRLFVDYLLANGLNENIRPNRSDRMISLLDKRYHNASDIVETATKILADLTNLTAVSVTLKNQIKKINNMELIRLSSNQVLLVAVFDNGLILNEIIRLDYEISTDELIFINNVLSDTLVGSDIKNVNENLKKLEDNLLSEYRDLMDNIHKRLEGKSYNDAERDVQIEGLGNIFNFKEYEDLSKAREFIKLFDSKDRVNKIIADRNYNNLYVSIGYENGLDELKDNTIITSYFKVNDEVVGHIGVVGLTRLNYLDVISNIIMISDLLNK
- a CDS encoding ABC transporter ATP-binding protein, which encodes MNPIVQTKNLCKTFGNYKAVDNISLTINQGDIYGLIGKNGAGKTTFMKMIANLSKPTSGTYQIFSNSNEDNKISQRRLSALIENVGSYPTMTAYDNMLLKGKSLGLAGDKYIYETLDLLGLGNVGKKKIKDFSLGMKQRLGISLALVGNPDIVVLDEPINGLDPQGIIDIRNIIAKLNKESNITFLISSHILDELGKLATNFAIIDKGSLVANFTKKELEESTKDRIEVLTDDPKKTILALDERKIGPYKLLDNNMIHIYIDSKFTNDIISCLYEAGIKINYINVHNTSLEEYYIKLLGNKGA